From a region of the Sminthopsis crassicaudata isolate SCR6 chromosome 6, ASM4859323v1, whole genome shotgun sequence genome:
- the GVQW3 gene encoding protein GVQW3 has translation MSDRYLEQRIHIKLCVKLNKSASETLEVLKEAYGDEVMSRARVFDWHKRFKEGRVDVHDDARSGRPITHRTNENVEKVRDLVRSNSRLTVRMMAEKLSLDKETVRLILKENLNMRKVSGKIVPCTVSVDATEGELK, from the coding sequence ATGAGTGACCGTTACTTAGAACAAAGAATTCATATCAAACTTTGTGTAAAATTAAACAAATCTGCCAGTGAGACACTTGAAGTGTTAAAAGAAGCTTATGGGGATGAAGTAATGTCCAGAGCGAGAGTTTTTGACTGGCACAAAAGGTTTAAGGAAGGTAGGGTTGATGTCCATGATGATGCACGTAGTGGGCGCCCCATCACTCACAGGACCAATGAAAATGTTGAAAAGGTCAGAGATTTGGTTCGTTCGAATAGCCGATTAACTGTGAGGATGATGGCTGAAAAGTTATCTTTAGATAAAGAGACAGTCAGACTTATTTTGAAAGAGAATTTGAATATGAGAAAAGTTTCTGGGAAGATCGTTCCCTGTACAGTTTCAGTAGATGCTACTGAGGGAGAGCTAAAGTAG